In the genome of Mucisphaera calidilacus, one region contains:
- a CDS encoding NTP transferase domain-containing protein: protein MAGEPGKVDAILLAAGKGTRMGSDLPKVVHEVAGRPMIQWVVEACRSAGVDRVVLVVGYQAQSVKDAVHGYDDLHFVTQAEQLGTGHAAQMAAPLYQDQPPRDVFVLAGDGPLIRAQTLKTLLDRHRERNAAASLATAVIDDPTGYGRIQRDANGDFLRIVEQKDATPEQLAIREVNPSYYCFRSDRLFDGLGKVRNDNKQGEYYITDVPGLLLDEGDTVEVIDAVPAEDILSINTPEQLAQVDQVLQARLSSDGKGQV, encoded by the coding sequence ATGGCCGGTGAACCAGGCAAAGTCGACGCCATCCTCCTCGCAGCCGGCAAGGGCACCCGCATGGGCAGCGACCTGCCCAAGGTCGTCCACGAGGTCGCCGGACGCCCCATGATCCAGTGGGTCGTCGAGGCCTGCCGCAGCGCGGGCGTCGACCGCGTCGTCCTCGTCGTCGGCTACCAGGCACAAAGCGTCAAAGACGCCGTCCACGGCTACGACGACCTGCACTTCGTTACCCAGGCCGAGCAGCTCGGCACCGGCCACGCCGCGCAGATGGCCGCGCCGCTCTACCAGGACCAGCCCCCACGCGACGTCTTCGTCCTCGCCGGCGACGGACCGCTCATCCGCGCGCAGACCCTCAAGACCCTCCTCGACCGACACCGCGAGCGCAACGCCGCCGCGTCCCTCGCTACCGCCGTCATCGACGACCCCACCGGCTACGGCCGCATCCAACGCGACGCCAACGGCGACTTCCTCCGCATCGTCGAGCAGAAAGACGCCACGCCCGAGCAGCTCGCCATCCGTGAGGTCAACCCCAGCTACTACTGCTTCCGGTCCGACCGCCTCTTCGACGGCCTGGGCAAGGTCCGCAACGACAACAAGCAGGGCGAGTACTACATCACCGACGTCCCCGGGCTTCTCCTCGACGAGGGCGACACCGTCGAGGTCATCGACGCCGTGCCCGCCGAGGACATCCTCAGCATCAACACCCCTGAGCAACTCGCTCAGGTCGATCAGGTTCTTCAAGCACGACTGAGCAGCGACGGGAAAGGCCAGGTATGA
- a CDS encoding ribose-phosphate diphosphokinase: MSEADRDLIKIFGGKGSRELTERICRYLQLPVGQGKTEMFPDGELIVKIDEDVRGRDCFVIQSTSNPVNTHLMELLIYIDCLRRASARRITAVIPYFGYARQDRKDEGRVPITAKLVANMITAAGADRVLTIDLHAAQIQGFFDIPVDHLNATPVIEGYLETIRDEIDPVCLVSPDVGNVKLASVYASLLGGDFAIIDKRRRSGTEVVSANIIGDVDGRNVVMVDDMISTAGTICEAAKLVKERGAKNIFAACTHAVLVGLAMERLRDAPFSRVIVTDTIPAGPRCAPIQDKLVELTVSELLGEAIHRIHHNRSVSNLFKGFDGSKR; the protein is encoded by the coding sequence ATGAGCGAAGCGGATCGTGATCTGATCAAGATCTTCGGCGGAAAAGGCTCGCGGGAACTCACCGAGCGCATCTGCCGATACCTCCAGCTGCCCGTCGGCCAGGGCAAGACGGAGATGTTCCCCGACGGCGAACTCATCGTGAAGATCGACGAGGACGTCCGCGGACGCGACTGCTTCGTCATCCAGAGCACCTCCAACCCCGTCAACACCCACCTCATGGAGCTGCTCATCTACATCGACTGCCTCCGCAGGGCCTCCGCCCGGCGGATCACCGCTGTCATCCCCTACTTCGGCTACGCCCGGCAGGACCGCAAGGACGAGGGGCGCGTGCCCATCACCGCCAAGCTCGTCGCCAACATGATCACCGCCGCTGGCGCCGACCGCGTCCTCACCATCGACCTCCACGCCGCACAGATCCAGGGCTTCTTCGATATCCCCGTCGATCACCTCAACGCCACGCCCGTCATCGAGGGCTATCTCGAAACCATCCGCGACGAGATCGACCCCGTCTGCCTCGTCAGCCCCGACGTCGGCAACGTCAAGCTCGCCTCCGTCTACGCCTCGCTCCTCGGCGGCGACTTCGCCATCATCGACAAGCGGCGACGCTCCGGCACCGAGGTCGTCTCGGCCAACATCATCGGCGACGTCGACGGACGCAACGTCGTCATGGTCGACGACATGATCTCCACGGCCGGAACCATCTGCGAGGCCGCCAAGCTCGTCAAGGAACGCGGCGCCAAGAACATCTTCGCCGCCTGCACCCACGCCGTCCTCGTCGGGCTCGCCATGGAACGACTCCGCGACGCGCCCTTCTCACGCGTCATCGTCACCGACACCATCCCCGCCGGACCCCGCTGCGCACCCATCCAGGACAAGCTCGTCGAGCTGACCGTCTCCGAGTTGCTTGGCGAAGCGATCCACCGCATCCACCACAACCGATCAGTGTCGAACCTCTTCAAGGGTTTCGACGGCAGCAAACGTTAA
- a CDS encoding 50S ribosomal protein L25: MSHDIPTINAEQRTKLGTRYSQRLREDGKIPVVLYGHGQEPLHLAVEQKPLFDAVVSHAHLIDLDVAGKTETALIKDIQWDYLSRHLIHADLTRVDRSERVEVEVGIEFTGDPKALQQAGAVMDHPLQTLSIACRADAIPETIIVPIDELTSDTPVHASAATIPDGVELLTPGDTVLASVSITQAVEDEELETPGGDEPEVINKGKEEDDAE, encoded by the coding sequence ATGTCTCATGACATCCCCACCATCAACGCCGAACAACGCACCAAGCTGGGCACCCGTTACTCCCAGCGACTCCGCGAAGACGGCAAGATCCCCGTCGTGCTCTACGGCCACGGGCAGGAGCCCCTCCACCTCGCCGTCGAGCAGAAGCCGCTCTTCGACGCCGTCGTCAGCCACGCCCACCTCATCGACCTCGACGTGGCCGGCAAGACCGAGACGGCCCTGATCAAGGACATCCAGTGGGATTACCTCTCACGCCACCTCATCCACGCCGACCTCACCCGCGTTGACCGCTCCGAACGCGTCGAGGTGGAAGTCGGGATCGAGTTCACCGGCGACCCCAAGGCACTCCAGCAGGCCGGCGCCGTCATGGACCACCCGCTCCAGACGCTCTCCATCGCCTGTCGCGCCGACGCCATCCCCGAGACCATCATCGTCCCCATCGACGAACTCACCTCCGACACACCCGTCCACGCCAGCGCCGCGACGATCCCCGACGGCGTCGAACTGCTCACGCCCGGTGACACCGTGCTCGCCTCGGTCTCCATCACGCAGGCCGTCGAGGACGAAGAACTCGAAACCCCGGGCGGCGACGAGCCCGAGGTCATCAACAAGGGCAAGGAAGAAGACGACGCGGAGTAA
- the pth gene encoding aminoacyl-tRNA hydrolase — protein MKLIVGLGNPGPQYAKTRHNAGFMVVDRLAERHGMTGGKSRFSGLFTDGLIASARAGLLKPMTYMNLSGQAVVEAMNFYKVPPEDLLVVVDDIALDCGQIRCRPEGGAGGHNGLKDIQQRLGTQKYPRLRIGIDPPGRIPQVDYVLGRFTPDQQQAMEQAVPTACDAIETWLTHGITETMNRYN, from the coding sequence ATGAAGCTGATCGTCGGCCTGGGCAACCCCGGGCCGCAATACGCGAAAACCCGGCACAACGCCGGGTTCATGGTGGTCGACCGGCTCGCCGAACGCCACGGCATGACCGGCGGCAAGTCACGCTTCAGCGGGCTCTTCACCGACGGGCTCATCGCCTCCGCACGCGCCGGACTCCTCAAGCCCATGACCTACATGAACCTCTCCGGCCAGGCCGTCGTCGAGGCCATGAACTTCTACAAGGTCCCGCCCGAAGACCTACTCGTCGTCGTCGACGACATCGCCCTCGACTGCGGCCAGATCCGCTGCCGGCCCGAGGGCGGCGCCGGCGGCCACAACGGCCTCAAGGACATCCAGCAGAGGCTCGGAACCCAGAAATACCCCCGCCTCCGCATCGGTATCGACCCGCCCGGACGCATCCCCCAGGTCGACTACGTCCTCGGACGCTTCACGCCCGACCAGCAGCAGGCCATGGAACAGGCCGTCCCCACCGCCTGCGACGCCATCGAGACCTGGCTCACACACGGCATCACCGAGACCATGAACCGCTACAACTGA
- a CDS encoding PTS sugar transporter subunit IIA has protein sequence MRLTDILQPDCVIVPLKGGDKHEVIDEMAELLAEKSPIASAEDLKQAIWQREQTRTTGIGHGIGIPHGKASGVDKLRMAVGRPEQPIEFGAIDGRPVDLIILLASPLDQTGPHIQALAKISRMLTEDDLREALKVAPTAEDLYAIIAEHESNTPV, from the coding sequence ATGCGTCTGACCGACATCCTCCAGCCCGACTGCGTGATCGTCCCGCTCAAGGGCGGTGACAAGCACGAGGTCATCGACGAGATGGCCGAGCTGCTCGCCGAGAAATCGCCGATCGCCTCGGCGGAAGACCTCAAGCAGGCGATCTGGCAGCGTGAGCAGACGCGGACGACGGGGATCGGCCACGGCATCGGGATTCCGCACGGCAAGGCTTCGGGCGTGGACAAGCTGCGTATGGCGGTGGGCCGTCCGGAGCAGCCGATCGAGTTCGGCGCGATCGACGGTCGCCCGGTGGACCTGATCATCCTGCTGGCCTCGCCGCTGGACCAGACGGGCCCGCACATCCAGGCGTTGGCGAAGATCTCGCGGATGCTGACAGAGGATGATCTGCGCGAGGCGCTCAAGGTGGCGCCGACGGCGGAGGATCTCTACGCGATCATCGCGGAGCACGAGTCAAACACGCCGGTGTAG
- a CDS encoding ABC transporter ATP-binding protein — protein MIQADDLVKWYGPTLAVDHVSFEVAQGQIVGFLGPNGAGKSTTIRMLTGYLPATAGTARIGGFDVARNSRQARALIGYLPESTPLYPEMRVDEYLDYRGRLLGMPRQDRIARRDEVVDRCGLTAMRRRTIDRLSKGNRQRVGLAQALLHNPPVLILDEPTAGLDPAQIGAFRTLFRELADNHTILLSSHILPEIEKTADRVVMIAGGQKAAEGTLDEIRRQSASGGGVIVQAKSDANALAGILRELPGVASANARDLEDGWAEATLIALDDTDLRELIARRLSETGALVRELRVEAPSLEAFFIEMTANQRVSNPTAA, from the coding sequence ATGATCCAAGCAGACGATCTGGTGAAGTGGTACGGGCCGACGCTCGCAGTAGACCACGTGAGTTTCGAGGTTGCCCAGGGGCAGATCGTCGGCTTCCTCGGACCCAACGGCGCCGGCAAGTCGACCACCATCCGCATGCTCACCGGCTACCTGCCCGCCACCGCCGGCACCGCACGCATCGGCGGGTTCGACGTCGCCCGCAATTCCCGGCAGGCCCGGGCGCTCATCGGCTACCTCCCCGAGTCCACGCCCCTCTACCCCGAGATGCGCGTCGACGAGTACCTCGACTATCGCGGACGACTCCTGGGCATGCCACGCCAGGACCGTATCGCACGACGCGACGAGGTCGTCGACCGATGCGGGCTCACCGCCATGCGTCGGCGGACCATCGACCGGCTCTCCAAGGGCAACCGCCAGCGCGTCGGACTCGCCCAGGCACTGCTCCACAACCCGCCCGTCCTCATCCTCGACGAGCCCACCGCCGGTCTCGACCCCGCCCAGATCGGCGCCTTCCGCACGCTCTTCCGAGAACTCGCCGACAACCACACCATCCTGCTCTCGTCGCACATCCTCCCCGAGATCGAGAAGACCGCCGACCGCGTCGTCATGATCGCCGGCGGCCAGAAGGCCGCCGAGGGAACCCTCGACGAGATCCGACGCCAGAGCGCCTCAGGCGGAGGCGTGATCGTCCAGGCCAAGTCCGACGCCAACGCGCTCGCCGGCATCCTCCGCGAGCTGCCCGGCGTCGCCAGCGCCAACGCACGCGACCTCGAGGACGGCTGGGCCGAGGCCACCCTCATCGCCCTCGACGACACCGACCTCCGCGAACTCATCGCCAGGCGGCTCTCCGAAACCGGCGCCCTCGTCCGCGAGCTCCGCGTCGAAGCCCCCTCCCTCGAAGCCTTCTTTATCGAGATGACCGCCAACCAGCGGGTCTCCAATCCTACTGCCGCGTGA
- a CDS encoding ABC transporter permease, with product MYATWTIAKRETLSLFYAPVAYLVLGLFTFIASMIFLGLFDSGAPASMRNLFFWVAILLAFVLPAVSMRLLSEEIKSGTLELIMTAPVSDAQLVLGKWIGALIFYLAMLSPLVLQVLILELHGTPDYGPILTGLAGLVLVGAFYLAIGVFASSLSDSQIVAYMVTALFTGMFTVGLWMIGRSVSWLPEWSKKACYYLSVVGQYEDFSKGLIDTSNFVYFVSLTLFFLFLAVKLVESRRWR from the coding sequence ATGTACGCGACCTGGACCATCGCTAAACGTGAGACCCTCAGCCTCTTCTACGCGCCCGTAGCCTACCTCGTGCTCGGGCTCTTCACCTTCATCGCCTCCATGATCTTCCTCGGTCTCTTCGACTCCGGCGCACCCGCCTCCATGCGCAACCTCTTCTTCTGGGTCGCCATCCTCCTCGCCTTCGTCCTCCCCGCCGTCAGCATGCGCCTGCTCAGCGAAGAGATCAAAAGCGGCACCCTCGAACTCATCATGACCGCGCCCGTCAGCGACGCGCAGCTCGTCCTGGGCAAGTGGATCGGCGCCCTGATCTTCTACCTCGCCATGCTCAGCCCCCTCGTCCTCCAGGTCCTCATCCTCGAACTCCACGGCACACCCGACTACGGGCCCATCCTCACCGGCCTCGCCGGTCTCGTCCTCGTCGGCGCGTTCTACCTCGCCATCGGCGTCTTCGCCTCCTCCCTCAGCGACAGCCAGATCGTCGCCTACATGGTCACCGCGCTCTTCACCGGCATGTTCACCGTCGGACTCTGGATGATCGGCAGGTCCGTCTCCTGGCTCCCCGAATGGTCCAAGAAAGCCTGTTACTACCTCAGCGTCGTCGGCCAGTACGAGGACTTCTCCAAGGGGCTCATCGACACCAGCAACTTCGTCTACTTCGTCTCCCTCACCCTCTTTTTCCTCTTCCTCGCCGTGAAACTCGTCGAGAGCCGCCGCTGGCGCTGA
- a CDS encoding GldG family protein codes for MSTPPTTGGPPNRMAIGLNVTIAAAAALALVVGVNFIAYRQYVRFDFTSMGMYSLSPQTRQVLDDLDTPHEIVGIFVEDTEPAIRLGELLQEYDVRSDNLTLTRINPVIDAVRFDTFLARMEARYADKLDPARTTLRQSIDRVQAGWASVIPILIELRDALDAGSVSGRLNQVVTVLPQISSAWEQSSSSWNDQLDQALPAVGQIVRTMQRQLEEINTQTLAAAQSILDDAGSNSTLPGAVRDAALRAAAAIDTLRVDLQNTTDQLAAINGLEDYNQLVDDLVGRECVIVLADDKARVIARDAMITPETFTDDSQRESEYRFQAEEKITGALISLSLDQRPLAVFVSYDPRPVIGPRGSHEHVASRLRSADFQLETWNPMGQMSPMGGMAPAGPPPTPEPGQPAVWVVLPAPPPDPRNPMSNPAAAKQQVAAILAERLAAGDGALLMTSTDPGARFGTSDPIAELAAEWGIDPLLEQIILAEVRVNERQTQATTMHDLRDWPDDHPVSKALAGLPGVMIQASPLQLVDPAPEETPETDTPAPTTTTWALAHATSPRMWATAEAAAAGSLEQMAFDPEQAADTFTVAAAAERPAAGRLILIADPIFASDDITTYGMTILGPAQGFPDTAIYPANAELFVNSVYWLSGMDHLIAASSRTQRVARVGAISDETYMAYQFGLLLGLPLIILATGLGVYFSRRAG; via the coding sequence ATGAGTACACCACCCACAACAGGCGGCCCCCCCAACCGGATGGCCATCGGGCTCAACGTCACCATCGCCGCCGCCGCCGCGCTCGCGCTGGTCGTTGGCGTCAACTTCATCGCCTACCGCCAGTATGTCCGCTTCGACTTCACCAGCATGGGGATGTACAGCCTCTCCCCCCAGACACGGCAGGTCCTCGACGACCTCGACACACCACACGAGATCGTCGGCATCTTCGTCGAAGACACCGAGCCGGCCATCCGCCTCGGCGAACTGCTCCAGGAATACGACGTCCGCTCCGACAACCTCACCCTCACACGCATCAACCCCGTCATCGACGCCGTACGCTTCGACACCTTCCTCGCACGCATGGAAGCCCGCTACGCCGACAAGCTCGACCCCGCCAGAACCACCCTCCGCCAGAGCATCGACCGCGTCCAGGCCGGCTGGGCCAGCGTGATCCCCATCCTCATCGAACTCCGCGACGCGCTCGACGCCGGCAGCGTCTCCGGACGCCTCAACCAGGTCGTCACCGTCCTGCCCCAGATCAGCTCCGCCTGGGAGCAGTCCTCCTCGAGCTGGAATGACCAACTCGACCAGGCCCTCCCCGCCGTCGGCCAGATCGTCCGCACCATGCAGCGGCAGCTCGAGGAGATCAACACCCAGACCCTCGCCGCCGCCCAGTCGATCCTCGACGACGCCGGCAGCAACAGCACGCTCCCCGGCGCCGTCCGCGACGCAGCCCTCCGCGCCGCCGCCGCCATCGACACCCTCCGCGTCGACCTCCAAAACACCACCGACCAACTCGCCGCCATCAACGGCCTCGAAGACTACAACCAGCTCGTCGACGACCTCGTCGGCCGCGAGTGCGTCATCGTCCTCGCCGACGACAAGGCACGCGTCATCGCCCGCGACGCCATGATCACCCCCGAGACCTTCACCGACGACAGCCAACGCGAGTCCGAGTACCGCTTCCAGGCCGAAGAGAAAATCACCGGCGCCCTCATCAGCCTCTCGCTCGACCAGCGCCCCCTCGCCGTCTTCGTCAGCTACGACCCGCGACCCGTCATCGGCCCGCGCGGCTCCCACGAGCACGTCGCCTCTCGACTCCGCAGCGCCGACTTCCAACTCGAAACCTGGAACCCCATGGGGCAGATGTCACCCATGGGCGGCATGGCACCCGCCGGGCCGCCACCGACGCCCGAGCCCGGCCAGCCCGCCGTCTGGGTCGTCCTGCCCGCGCCGCCGCCCGACCCCCGCAACCCCATGTCCAACCCCGCCGCCGCCAAGCAGCAGGTCGCCGCCATCCTCGCCGAACGACTCGCCGCAGGCGACGGCGCCCTGCTCATGACCAGCACCGACCCCGGCGCACGTTTCGGTACCTCCGACCCCATCGCCGAACTCGCCGCCGAATGGGGCATCGACCCGCTCCTCGAACAGATCATCCTCGCCGAGGTCCGCGTCAACGAACGACAGACCCAGGCCACCACCATGCACGACCTGCGCGACTGGCCCGACGACCACCCCGTCAGCAAGGCACTCGCCGGACTCCCGGGCGTCATGATCCAGGCCAGCCCCCTCCAGCTCGTTGACCCCGCGCCCGAAGAAACCCCCGAGACCGACACGCCCGCCCCCACGACCACCACCTGGGCGCTCGCCCACGCCACCTCGCCACGCATGTGGGCCACCGCCGAGGCCGCCGCCGCGGGCTCGCTCGAACAGATGGCGTTCGACCCCGAGCAGGCCGCCGACACCTTCACCGTCGCCGCCGCCGCCGAACGACCCGCAGCCGGACGCCTGATCCTCATCGCCGACCCCATCTTCGCCAGCGACGACATCACCACCTACGGCATGACCATCCTCGGGCCCGCACAGGGATTCCCCGACACCGCCATCTACCCCGCCAACGCCGAGCTCTTCGTCAACAGCGTCTACTGGCTCAGCGGCATGGACCACCTCATCGCCGCCAGCTCACGAACCCAACGCGTCGCGCGCGTCGGCGCCATCTCCGACGAGACCTACATGGCCTACCAGTTCGGACTCCTCCTCGGACTCCCGCTGATCATTCTCGCCACCGGCCTCGGCGTCTACTTCAGCCGACGCGCGGGCTGA
- a CDS encoding DUF4340 domain-containing protein: protein MNLKTTLFLLVMVAGVAGYVFFFELKNETTEQREQREAQSLRLEGSPLIDADDRPEPADVTRLELVIDGNTTVIERQGDGWQQTQPVTFPMQTFAVDRVCRELFELRLFERLDPGNDGAPTHEVARLAEPRALLRLHTADTTYQAALGRRLPGDQAYLQLNDHDDILVVDDDLHLAILDEGVNNWRATTLAAPTLAQTESLQIIPADSEPITLHNLGERWSLDEAGIQRADQDAVRDAVAALSRLRIEDFKADRPEDLARYGLDRPDLIVTSHRTAEDDTQPLPPLTLFVGGAADMETTQRFAAITRGDQPIDVVFTLRESDLTSLRPAVDDLRDKQVLAVEPADINAIRVQNRNTAFGLLRGADGVYRFGAPDPGYRVDRIVATDTTQQLARLEALGFATLDRVKAEIGSLEVSITGEEQPLRIRVCEPTVTEEDSEPRWLLIREPEPFGYLVDPAQLEALLAGPLAFKDRTLLALEREQITQIEMRLPGRVLIDLLSGEQQGTWTVNDEPADTQRINPLIDTLAGLRAAHWLTKDEQPTPRLTGDLSTLTVWAGQENQHAARLLIDAPTNAGTFEGDDAWFTLDPDTTAALLSEQRPADLIVVSPSDIRTITLSLADTTLNLERDPRGGITIDGTEPDDPAPAVRLIDLLSQLRAERLLAETWTPEPDAGLRVTITLADNSTHELQLTGIAPEGFLLPRNERSVIAVVNNKTVLIDGETFETAVGLMTNPQTITP from the coding sequence ATGAACCTGAAGACAACCCTCTTTCTTCTGGTGATGGTCGCCGGCGTCGCCGGCTACGTCTTCTTCTTCGAACTCAAGAACGAGACCACCGAGCAACGAGAACAACGCGAAGCCCAGTCCCTCCGGCTCGAAGGCTCACCCCTCATCGACGCCGACGATCGACCCGAGCCCGCCGACGTCACGCGACTCGAACTCGTGATCGACGGCAACACCACCGTCATCGAGCGACAGGGCGACGGCTGGCAGCAGACCCAGCCCGTCACCTTCCCCATGCAGACCTTCGCCGTCGACCGCGTCTGCCGCGAACTCTTCGAGTTGCGCCTCTTCGAACGCCTCGACCCCGGCAACGACGGCGCTCCCACCCACGAGGTCGCACGACTCGCCGAGCCCCGCGCCCTGCTCCGACTCCACACCGCCGACACCACCTACCAGGCCGCCCTCGGACGACGACTCCCCGGCGACCAGGCCTACCTCCAGCTCAACGACCACGACGACATCCTCGTCGTCGACGACGACCTCCACCTCGCCATCCTCGACGAGGGCGTCAACAACTGGCGTGCCACCACACTCGCCGCGCCCACCCTCGCACAGACCGAGAGCCTCCAGATCATCCCCGCCGACAGCGAACCGATCACGCTCCACAACCTCGGCGAACGATGGAGCCTCGACGAGGCGGGCATCCAGCGCGCCGACCAGGACGCCGTCCGCGACGCCGTCGCCGCGCTCAGCCGACTCCGCATCGAGGACTTCAAGGCCGACCGGCCCGAGGACCTCGCCCGCTACGGCCTCGACCGACCCGACCTCATCGTCACCAGCCACCGCACCGCCGAGGACGACACCCAACCCCTGCCACCCCTCACCCTCTTCGTCGGCGGCGCCGCCGACATGGAAACCACCCAACGCTTCGCCGCCATCACGCGAGGCGACCAGCCCATCGACGTCGTCTTCACCCTCCGCGAGTCCGACCTCACCAGCCTACGGCCCGCCGTCGACGACCTCCGCGACAAACAGGTCCTTGCCGTCGAGCCCGCCGACATCAACGCCATCCGCGTCCAGAACCGGAACACCGCCTTCGGCCTGCTCCGCGGCGCTGACGGCGTTTACCGATTCGGCGCACCCGACCCCGGCTACCGCGTCGACCGCATCGTCGCCACAGACACCACGCAACAACTCGCCCGGCTCGAGGCCCTTGGCTTTGCCACCCTCGACCGCGTCAAGGCCGAAATCGGATCCCTCGAAGTCTCCATCACCGGCGAAGAACAGCCCCTCCGCATCCGCGTCTGCGAGCCCACCGTCACCGAGGAAGACAGCGAGCCCCGCTGGCTGCTCATCCGCGAGCCCGAGCCCTTCGGCTACCTCGTCGACCCCGCCCAACTCGAAGCACTCCTCGCCGGACCCCTCGCCTTCAAGGACCGCACCCTCCTCGCCCTCGAACGCGAACAGATCACCCAGATCGAGATGCGCCTCCCCGGCCGCGTTCTCATCGACCTCCTGTCCGGCGAGCAGCAGGGCACATGGACCGTCAACGACGAACCCGCCGACACCCAACGCATCAACCCGCTCATCGACACCCTCGCCGGACTCCGAGCCGCGCACTGGCTGACCAAAGACGAGCAGCCCACGCCCAGACTCACAGGCGACCTCAGCACCCTCACCGTCTGGGCCGGACAGGAAAACCAGCACGCCGCACGACTCCTCATCGACGCTCCCACCAACGCCGGCACCTTCGAGGGCGACGACGCCTGGTTCACACTCGACCCCGACACCACCGCCGCACTCCTCAGCGAACAGCGACCCGCCGACCTCATCGTCGTCTCCCCGAGTGACATCCGAACGATCACTCTCTCCCTCGCCGACACAACCCTCAATCTCGAACGCGATCCCCGGGGCGGCATCACCATCGACGGCACCGAACCCGACGACCCCGCCCCCGCCGTGCGCCTCATCGACCTCCTCAGCCAGCTGCGTGCCGAACGCCTGCTCGCAGAGACATGGACGCCCGAGCCGGACGCCGGCCTCCGCGTCACCATCACCCTCGCCGACAACAGCACCCACGAACTCCAACTCACCGGCATCGCCCCCGAAGGCTTCCTCCTGCCCCGCAACGAGCGCTCCGTCATCGCCGTCGTCAATAACAAGACCGTCCTCATCGACGGCGAAACCTTCGAGACCGCCGTCGGCCTCATGACCAACCCCCAGACCATCACGCCATGA